One segment of Solanum lycopersicum chromosome 1, SLM_r2.1 DNA contains the following:
- the LOC101262058 gene encoding peptidyl-prolyl cis-trans isomerase CYP21-1 yields the protein MGRAISVLLQPRWLLIFLGVLLVIFLASSIFQKEHEMVDEVYEVTHRVFLDVDIDKQRAGRIVIGLYGQVVPKTVENFRALCTGEMGKTADGISLHYKGKPFHRIIPGFMIQGGDIVSADGRGNISIYGGPFPDENLKIKHSHAGVISMVNSGPNSNGCQFFIPTVKASWLDGEHVVFGKVIEGMDTVYAIEGGAGTYSGKPRKKVLIADSGEIPKSKWDEDNQSSVS from the exons ATGGGTAGAGCGATCTCTGTTTTATTGCAGCCTCGATGGCTACTGATCTTTCTTGGGGTTTTACTTGTTATCTTTCTTGCATCTTCCATCTTCCAAAAG GAACATGAAATGGTGGATGAGGTGTATGAAGTTACTCACAGAGTGTTCTTGGATGTGGATATAGATAAACAACGTGCAG GAAGAATTGTGATAGGATTATACGGGCAAGTTGTACCAAAAACTGTTG AGAATTTCAGGGCGTTGTGCACAG GGGAAATGGGCAAGACTGCTGATGGAATATCTCTTCACTACAAGGGAAAACCATTTCATCGTATAATACCTGGATTCATGATTCAAGGTGGAGATATTGTGTCAGCCGATGGAAGGGGAAACATTTCCATTTATGGTGGTCCCTTTCCTGATGAGAATCTCAAGATAAAGCATTCTCATGCAG GTGTTATATCCATGGTGAACTCAGGACCCAACTCCAATGGTTGTCAGTTCTTTATACCGACAGTTAAGGCGAGCTG GTTGGACGGGGAGCATGTGGTGTTTGGCAAGGTTATTGAAGGTATGGACACAGTATATGCAATTGAGGGCGGAGCAGGAACTTACAGTGGCAAACCTAGGAAAAAGGTGCTTATCGCAGATTCAGGGGAAATACCTAAGAGCAAGTGGGATGAGGACAACCAGAGTTCAGTTTCATAA